Proteins co-encoded in one Streptococcus pyogenes genomic window:
- a CDS encoding PBSX family phage terminase large subunit, translating into MVVDLADIIPIGFKPVVQATWNPQILNIACKGGRGSGKSSNIAFIISRLIIQYPVNAVCIRKTDNTLEQSVYEQIKWAISEQGLERYFKFNKSPLRITYIPRGNYIVFRGAQNPERIKSLKDSRFPFAIGWIEELAEFKTEDEVKTITNSLLRGELGDGLFYKFFYTYNPPKRKQSWVNKKYESQFQPSNTFVHASTYKDNPFIAKEFIAEAEATRERSERRYRWEYLGEAIGSGVVPFDNLRFERITDEQVADFDNIRNGIDYGYATDPLAFVRWHYDKKKNGIYAIDEYYGQKISNRQLAKWLTTKGYQSDEMFAESAEPKSNAELKNEFGIKRIKGVKKGPDSVEFGERWLDDLDFICIDPKRTPNIAREFENIDYQVDRDGNPKPRLEDKDNHAIDATRYAMSDDMRATKTIVKTFKGGI; encoded by the coding sequence GTAAATCATCTAATATTGCTTTTATTATCTCGAGGTTAATAATACAGTATCCTGTCAATGCGGTTTGTATCCGTAAAACAGATAATACTCTGGAGCAGTCTGTTTATGAGCAAATTAAATGGGCTATATCTGAGCAAGGGCTAGAGCGTTACTTTAAATTTAACAAATCACCTCTAAGGATAACGTACATCCCTAGAGGTAATTACATTGTCTTTAGAGGAGCACAAAATCCTGAACGTATCAAGTCCTTAAAAGATAGTCGTTTTCCTTTTGCTATCGGTTGGATCGAGGAGCTTGCGGAATTTAAAACCGAGGACGAAGTCAAAACTATCACTAACTCCCTATTGCGTGGGGAACTCGGTGATGGTCTTTTTTATAAATTTTTTTATACATACAATCCACCTAAACGTAAACAGTCTTGGGTTAACAAAAAATATGAGAGCCAATTTCAGCCGTCTAATACGTTTGTACACGCATCTACGTATAAAGATAATCCTTTTATTGCCAAAGAGTTTATAGCCGAGGCAGAAGCCACGAGAGAGCGTTCAGAACGTCGTTATCGTTGGGAGTATTTAGGAGAGGCCATTGGTTCGGGTGTTGTTCCATTTGACAACTTACGCTTCGAACGTATTACTGACGAACAAGTAGCCGATTTCGATAATATCCGTAACGGTATTGACTATGGTTATGCAACTGACCCGCTTGCTTTTGTACGTTGGCATTATGATAAAAAGAAAAATGGTATCTATGCTATTGACGAGTATTATGGTCAGAAGATATCAAACAGGCAGCTGGCTAAGTGGTTGACGACTAAAGGATATCAGAGTGATGAGATGTTTGCTGAAAGTGCTGAGCCTAAAAGTAATGCTGAGCTTAAAAACGAGTTTGGCATCAAACGGATAAAAGGCGTTAAAAAAGGACCAGATTCTGTCGAGTTTGGGGAGCGCTGGTTAGATGACTTAGATTTTATCTGTATAGACCCAAAACGGACACCAAATATCGCTCGAGAGTTTGAAAATATCGACTATCAAGTCGATAGAGATGGCAACCCTAAACCTCGTTTAGAAGACAAGGATAACCATGCGATAGATGCGACAAGGTATGCTATGTCAGACGACATGAGAGCGACTAAAACCATCGTCAAAACATTTAAAGGAGGTATCTAG